In Verrucomicrobiia bacterium, the genomic stretch CTCCAGTCACCCCGCGCGGAGATGGAATCGCCGGCCCGGGCCCAGCGCCGCTTCACGATCCTGCGCCTCCGCTTCAACGCCATGCTGTCCCAGCTCGACATCTTTGCCGACGTCCTGGTCCAGCGTGGCGAACACGAGTCCGGCGTATGGGTCTCCGGTCTGGACGCCCTGGCCGCCGATGCCCTGGCGATGCCGGGCTACTACCAGCCGCCCCCCGTGGTCTGCTATCTCGACCGGGGCCACGGGGCGGCGATCCGTCGCGCCCGAACGCGGTTGCCGGGCGGGGACGAGAATCCTGTCGCCATCATCCGGGTGCCACGCGAGCGGATGGTGGGAAGCGGCATCGCCTCCTCGCTGATCCATGAGGTCGGGCATCAGGCTGCGGCGCTCCTTCACCTGGTCGAGTCTCTCACCGTCGAGCTGCGCGACCAGGCCGCCAGGCACCCAGGGCAGGCCCAGGCGTGGCAGCTCTTCGAGCGATGGATCTCGGAGATCGTCGCCGACTTCTGGTCCATGGCACGGGTCGGAGTCGGCGCCACGCTCGGGTTGATCGGGGTGGTGAGTCTCCCCAGGGCGTTCGTCTTCCGCATCAACCTCGACGATCCCCATCCGTTTCCCTGGATTCGCGTGAAGCTGAGCTGCGCCATCGGCCGCGCCCTCCACCCGCACCGGCAATGGAACCGCCTGGAATCGATCTGGGAATCCTTCTATCCGGTCGAGGGACTCGAGACGGAGAAGGCCCGCCTGGTCGCGCTGCTCGAAGACACCCTGCCCGGGTTTGTCCAGTTGCTGGCGAATCATCGGTCCGGACCGCTGCTCGGCCACACCCTGGCGGAGGCCGTGGCGGATCCCCGGCGTCATCCTGTCCGGTTGACCGCCGAGTACGAGGCGTGGGGCGCGTCGCCCCAACGCATGCGCCGCGTGCCCCCGACGATGGCCTTCGCCGTCATCGGCCAGGCGCGCGCCAACGAGTCGCTCGATCCCCTGACGGAGACGCGCTGGATCGGCGCGCTCCTGACCCACTGGGCCCTGCACGCCACCCTCGACACCACCGCCCTCTGCGCCGAGGTCACCCCCCTGCTGTCCAGGGCCCGACCGTCGTCCCTTCCAACCCCCGTGAATGTTTGAGACAGGAGAATCCCCTATGAAAGAAACCCTTGTCAGAGTGATTGTGACCGTGACGGACCACGGCGACCCATCCCTGCCCGTCCGGAATGCCCGCGTATGGGTCCGCCCCGCAGCCGGCCGGACCCAGGCTCGCGCGGCCAAGGCGTCCCCTCCCGAGTGTGTGGCCGAGGAACCGGTGTCGGCGCGCACCGATGACACCGGTCAGGCCCTCCTGCAGTTGAAGCCAGGCGATTGGCAGATCGCCACGGATGCCTTCCGCCAGCAGGATGAGAAGGAATACGTCAAGGACATCCGAGTGAGTGAGACGTGCACCGATCAGCGTGTCTCCTTGGAAATCCCGGTGTACTTCAAGCTGGGCATTTCTGTTTGCGGGCGGGACAACAAGCCCGGCACATGCCAGGGCCCGGTCCCCGCGGGCGCGCCACTTCTGTTTGAGGTGCGGACGGGCGACGGTTCCAGGGCGATCCGGTTCGCCGATCCGGTCGTGGCAGAAGTCTTCTCCCCGTGGGATCGGGCCATTCCGCTCGGCAATCCCGCCGAGTTGCGGTTCGTCTCGTACGCGGGCCACTCGGGCGCCGGAAACCTGGAGATCACGGCCATCCTGCGACACGGGAACGATCCTGAAGGTGCCCACATCGTGACGCAGGAAACGGTGCCGGTGGCGCCGGTGCCGCTGACCGCGGTGAGCGGCGACGTGTCCGTGACCATGCGTCGTACGGCGACGATTCCGACCCCGGACCTGCCGCTCTGGGTGGTGATCCGGAAGAGCACGGAGGCCCTCTCCTTCGATCGGTATCTCGAGTACATGAACCTGGTCCTCTGCGGCGTCGATCCGGAGACGAAGCAGTTGCTGACCCGCCCGGGGGAGTGGCAAAACCGGGTGTTCGGAGACCGCTCGAAGACGGTCTTTGAACGGCTGCGCCAACGACGATTCCTGCCCTACACCGATTCCGACGCCTACCGGGTGCTCAAGACCGCGACCGAGGCCTTTGTCCTCACCAACTGCGGGATCAAGACGGACGAACTGTTCCGTCATCCGTTCACCGATGCTGACGCCCGCGACGTGGCGGAAAGGGTTGGCTTCGACGGCACCTTCACGCGGCGGCGGTTGGAATCGCTCTGGCGCGGCGATCCGGTTTCGGGCGAGTCGGGCTATCTGGAGAAGGTCAACGGGGCGAAGACCCTGGTGTATCTCAAGCTGATCGCCGACAAGTTGCCGGATGTCCGGATCAAGCGGGCGCTGTTCGACGGGGACCGGGACTTCTGGGCCGGCCTCCCCGAGGGCTGTTTTGGAATCGTGGAGAGCAAGCTGACGAATCCCTGCCTGCTCGAACTGATCTGGTCGTACTGGAACGAGGAGGGAATGCTGGTGCAGACGATGAACGCCATCAGTCTGCGGTTCCAGAACCGCCGCATCGCGGAGAACGACCCGCTGGCGAACATGGAGATCGACCCGCTGCGTCCGCTCAACAACCTCCTCTGGGGGTACATCCAGGATGAGCAGCATCGACTCACCCTCCAGCGGCGCTCCTACGAGTACGAGCACCACTACGGGCTCCGCCTCGAGGGCAGGGCGGTGGGCGAACCCCGCGTCGCCGACACGCGGTCGAAGCTGATCGAGGCCTTCCACAACCTGCTTCACCTCTGCTCGGTGTTCTTCAGGCAGGACGACGACACGACCTTCAAGGCGGACGGATTCCCGCTGCTCAATGCCCTGAAGGAAGTCCACCGGATCATCGCCGAGGGGGCGCACAACCAGTTCGGGGATCTTCCCTCGACCGCCCGCATCGAGATGCTGATGCAACAGTGGCTCCTGGCGCGGCCGGAGTTCCGGGAGTACCTGCCGACCCGCCTCATGGTGGCCTATTCCGAGCCGTGGATGGACCGGGTGGACGCCATGAAGAAGCTCCAGGGATGGACCGATTCGTCGATCGCGGACTTCCATACCCTGGCGACGTTCGGGGAGCAGATCCTCCTGACCATCCGCTATGGAAGTTGGAGCGAGGTGAACGATCGCGAGCACGCCTCCAACTGGGCCCGTTACTGGCGGTCGGAGATCCAGGGCTACATCCACTCGTATCGGGCCGTCACCAGCGTGGACCTCACCTCGGAATTCACCGAGACCCGGCTGCATCGCGAGGCGTACCTGCCGCCTTCGGTGCACTTGCGACGGCGACTCGAGGCCCAACGCGGCGGTGGGCCAACCGCCGACCCCCCCCAGGCAGCCCCCGTTCGTCGGGCCGGACGTGTCGCAACGACACGGATCCGGGAGAGTTCACGCGTGGTCCGTTGAGGGAAAGGTGACCTATGCACGACCTCGAATCCCCGTGGGGACCGCCCAGCCATTCTTCGGACTGGGAAACGGAACCGGTAGCCAATGATCCCCGATCGTTGGCCTCATTCCGGGAAGCCGGGTGGGGCGAAGAATTCGAAGCTCCGGAGCCGGGACAGGCCGAGGATCCCGAACAGCCCCGGCTGGTGCTCGACAGATTCCGTCGGGGGGACGCGGCGCTTCGACCGCACCACACGGCCGACATTGAGGGCTTTGTCCGCCAGCTCGCGGAGAACCCGCCGGAACCAGGGACCCGGATCGTGCTGATTGGGCACGGGGACGGTTCGGGCGATCCGGAATCCGAGGAGCCGCTGGCCACGGACCGGGCCCGCGCCGTCCGCCGTGCCCTGCGCCCGGCGCTGCGGCAAAGCGGCCTGACCCTGCCGCTCCGTCACCAGGGCCAGGGCGAAGACGAACCGGTGGCGGACGGCAGCACACCCGAAGGCCGGCAACAGAATCGGCGGGTCGAGGTGTACCTGTGTCCCGCCGAGGAGACCGGGCCGTCGTCCGCTCCTGGCCCGCTTCCCGGTCCCGGCGGCCCCCGGGTCATCCATCGACCGTACGGATGGTCGGCACGCCGGCGCTACATCCCGCGGCATCCAGGCTGGCGCGGCCCTCATCGGGCGTTCCGACCGATCCGACCGATCCGTCCGATCCGTCCCCTCCGTCCGATCCGCTCGATCCGTCGGTTCCGCCCGATTCGACCCCGCATCGTCGGGGCCTCGCGATTCCGCCGCCCGCTGGGGCGCCTCCCGTTGAGGCGTCCCGTCATCCGGCGGGCGATCACGCCCCGGCGCCGGATCGTCGTTCGCCGACCCCTCGTTCGACCGCGTCCGGCCCGGTTTTCACGACCTGTGATCCGGCGGACCCTCCGGCCTCGCCGATGATCATCGACTGCCATTGTCATGCCGGGGCGGGGGACGGACTCACGGGTCCGTGGGACACACGCGCGCCCCTGCGGGACTTCCTGCGATGGAGCGCCGCGGCGGGGATCGACCGGACGGTGCTTTTCGCGGCGTTTCATTCCGACTACCTGGCCGCCAACCGCGAGGTGGCGGCGTGGGTACGACGCCAGCCGGACCGGTTCCTCGGGTTCGCCTTCGTCCATCCGGAACGGGATCGGGGAAGAGTACAGGCCATGGTGCGCGAGGCGGTGGAGGTTCACGGGTTTGTCGGGATCAAGGTGCACCGCCACGACGCGCGGATCACAAGGGAGATCTGCGAGGTGGCGCGGAGGTACCGGTTGCCCGTGCTCTACGACGTGATGGGGGAGGTCTGGGTGTGCGAACTGCTGGCAAGGGAGTATCCCGAAGTGAATTTCATCATCCCGCACCTGGGGAGCTTCGCCGACGACTGGCGGGCCCAACTGGCGTTGATCGATCACCTGGTCCGACACCCGAACGTCTTCACGGACACGTCAGGCGTGCGCCGCTTCGATCTGCTGGAGCAGGCGCTGACACGGGCCGGCCCGCACAAGCTGCTGTTCGGTTCGGACGGCCCGTGGCTGCATCCCGGGGTCGAGTTGGCGAAGGTGCACGCCCTGGAACTGCCCCCGCGGGAGGCAGCGCTGGTGTTGGGCGGGAACCTCCTACGCCTGGTCAACCGGGCCGGTCTGCAGCGGCGACCGCCGGGGCCCATCACTCCCCGATCCGTGGCGACGGAGGTGGCGCCCCGGGATCCGTGGGAACCTGTTGCGGAAATTCTGGTGCAGTGAGCTGGCGGACCATCCCGCACGTCCCGCCCCGTCGGGCGGCGCGGCGCATCTGCACCGCCCGGTCGGTGACGCGCAATCGAAGCGCCGCCTGATGAACATTCCCGCGGGCATCGCGCAGGGCGATGCCGATGGCGGTGTCGGCGGTCCGTTCCTTGATCTCCTGGAGTCCCGCGCCGCCGGCCAGGGCCCGGCGAAGGGCGACTTCAAGGTCGCCGGAGGTCCAGTCGGACCCCAGTTCCCGGGCGGCCTCCAACCGGTCGCCTTCCGGGATCGATCCAACGGTGACCGGTCCGGGACCCACATGGCGGGCCACCATCCTCAGAACCAACTGGCGCAACTCGCGGACGTTGCCGCGGTAGGGGCGGGTCAGGAGGAACTCCTCGACGGTCGGATCGAAGACCGTCTCCGCGGCCCGGAGGATTTCACTGGCGGCGGCGGCAAAGTGCCGGGCGAGCGGCAGGATGTCCTCGCGGCGTTCCCTCAGCGGCGGCGCCTGCAGCGTCCATGTGGCGATCCGGTGATAGAGATCGAGTCGGAACCGGCCCCGAACCGAGGCGGCCACCAGGTCGCGGTTGGTCGCGCAGATCAGGCGGAACCGGGTTTGCTGCCAGACGTTGCTGCCGACCCGCTTGAAGCTGCGTTCCTGCACGGCGCGAAGCAGCTCGGCCTGCAGCACCGGCGGAAGCTCCCCGACTTCGTCGAGAAACAGCGTGCCCCCGTCGGCGAGGGCGAAGGCCCCATCCCGGGCCGCGACGGCGTGCGTGAAGGCGCCGCGTTCGTGGCCGAAGAGTTCGCTTCCGGCCAGTTCGGGCACCACGGTGGTGCAATCCACCACCACAAACGGTCCCTTCCCGGGCCGCGCATCGAGGGCATGGACCAGGCGCGCCAGGAGTTCCTTGCCGGTGCCGGTTTCGCCAGCGATCAGCAGCGAACTGCCGGTGAATCGAGCCGCCTCCACGACCTGGTGCATCAGGCGTCTCCACGACGGACTCTCTCCCACCAGGCTGTCCCGGACCGTGGGCGACTGACACAACGCGTCCACTTCCCGGCTTCGTTGAATCCGTTCCGCAAGCGCCTCGGCCAGGGCCGGATGCTCGCTCCAGACCAGCACGTCGGCGGCCCCGGCCTGGATCAGGCGCCAGACCGTCCCCTGGTGAAGCCCGTCGCGGACGGTGGCCACCGCCAGCATCAGGCAGGGATGGCGGGCCGCCAGTTCATGCACGCGGCGTACGACCTCGTCGTCGCCGTCCTCGAACACCACCACCACCGCGTTCGCCTCGGAGGCCTCAGGGGATGCAATCCCGATCCCGCACCGGCGCAATTCCGATTCGATCTCCGAGGCCGGCGGTCCGCCCGCCCGGCCCAGCGGGAGAATGCAGACCGTCGGGCGGCTCATTGCGACAAAGAACCTCCGTCCCTGAAGGATTAGGGAGAGTTTCCAAGGTCATTAGAGCCCTTGTCGAGCTTGGGGCGCAAGCGCCATTTCAGGGGCGTGGGATTCAGGCGGCCCTGGCCTCCACCGGGAACCCGAGGCGCTGGCTGACCTCGCCGGCGAAGATTTCGTAGGCGGCCGCGGCGGCGCTGTAGGGATCGTAGTGGATGATGGGCTTGCCAAAACTGGGCGCCTCGGCCAGCCGCGTGGTGCGGGGGATGACGGTGTCGAAGACGACGCCCTGGAAGTGTTCGCGGACCTCGGAAACGACCTGCTGGGAGAGGCGGGTGCGCCCGTCGAACATGGTCATCAGGACTCCAAGCAGGTGAAGCGACGGATTGATCTGGCCCTCCTTCAACTGGTCAAGCAGGCGGCGGATCGTCGAAATGCCCTCGAGCGCGTAGTACTCGCATTGCAGCGGGATGATGAGGTGCTGCGTGGCGGCAAGGGCGTTGAGGGTCAGGAGACCCAGGGCGGGTGGGCAGTCGAGGACAACCACATCGCAGACGCCTTGTTCCCGGACCGGGTCGAGGAGTTGGCGGAGGCGGAAGAGACGGTCGTCGAAGCGGCCGAGTTCGAGTTCGACCCCGCAGAGATCCACTTCGCTGGGGATGATGGCCAGGCGCTCGAAGGGGGTCGGCTTGATGCGGTCGAGCGCGGTGCCTTCTCCGAGCAGGGGGCCGTAGAGGCTGTGACCTTCGGTCTTCTCCAGGCCGACCCCGCTCGTGGCATTGGCCTGGGGATCCAGGTCGATCAGCAACACCCTCCGGCCCAGTGCGGCAAGACAGGCCGCCAGGTTGATGGACGTCGTCGTCTTGCCGACGCCGCCCTTTTGATTCGCCACGGCGATGATGGGTGCAGCCACGGGGCGATTTAAGGAGCCGCGGGCCGGACCAGCAAGGCTTTGGAACCTCGATGCCGCATCGGCAGGACCGGCAGGCGCCGATTCACGGTCGGGTGCCGTCGAGAGGCCGGCGTCCCTCAATGGCCCGGGCCAGCGTGACATCATCGGCGAAATCCAGCCCGGTGCCTGCTGGCAACCCGGCGGCCAGGCGGGTCACGTTGAGTTCGGGGCGGGCAAATCGTCGGGCGAGGTAATGGGCGGTGGCGTCACCTTCGACGTCGGTTCCAAGGGCGAGGATGAGTTCCCGGACCGGTTCCTCCGCGAGACGTTTCTCCAGCGCGTCGATGCGCAGATCCTCGGGGCCGACGCCGTTGATGGGGGAAAGCCGGCCGCCGAGGACATGGAAGCGTCCCGGGAACCCGCCCGCCTTCTCGACGCTGAGGACGTCGGTGGGCCGCTCCACCACGCAGAGGAGCGACGGGTCGCGGGTGGGGCTGGCACAGACGACGCAAGGACTGTCCTCGGTGAGAGCACCGCACCGCTCGCAAAGCCGGATGCGATGGCAGGCCTCGGTCAGGGCGTGGGCGAGTTGATCCGCCTGGGCGGGATCGGATTGAACGACGTGCAGGGCTATGCGCTCGGCGGACCGCGGTCCGATGCCGGGAAGCCGGCTCAGGGCCGCGGTAAGGCGAATCAACGGTTCGGGGAGTCGGATCACGACGGGAGTGGGCTGGCCGATGCCCAACAGGCGACCGGCTCAGTGCCTCGATTTGCGGGAGGGCAGGACCGGCCGGCGAGGTGCGACGGCTGTCGCGGCCGGTCAGATGAGGCCGGGGAGCTGGAGCCCCCCCGCCACGGAGCCCATTTCCTCGTTCTGAACCTTCTTGGCCTGTTCGAGGGCGTTGTTGGCGGCGGTAAGGACGAGATCCTCGAGGAGGGTGATGTCGTCCGGTTGAACGGCCTGCGGATCGATCTTGATCGAGGCGATGGTGCCATCGCAGCGGGCGATCACCTTGACGGCTCCGCCACCGCTGGTGGCCTCGATGGTCTTGGCGGCCAGTTCGGCCTGCTTGACCTCGAGCTGCTTCTGGATCCGCGCCGCCTGCTTCATCAACTTGCCAATGCTGGACATGGGAAAAGGGGGTTCCGGACCGCCGCGTGGTTGGGCGCCCGTGCGATCCAGCTAAACCAAGCCCATCGGACCCTGCAACCCCCTTTTGGAGCTTTCCGCGATCCTCGAGGCCATGGTTCACAGTATGCCTGACATGGTTTAAATTATGCCATCCATTTTATTGTTGACCTCAACCATACATTAGGCCCGGCGATTTACTATTTACCCCCGACAGCAGCCTCAGCCCTCCTCCATCTCCAACGACGCTCGGGACGTTGTCGGAATTGTTTGTCGGCAACCGAAAATTGCCATTAAGCCCGGCATATTCTTGTTGACCGGATTCATTCATTGAGCCCGGCATTTTACTATTGACCCTTGACCCCCCGCCTGCAGCCTCACCCCCCTTGCACCCACCTTCGGCAACTTCGTCGGCAGCCGTGCTATTGAGCCAGGCAGTAGAATATTGACTGTTTGCCGGGCTTCGCACCCGTATGGGGGACCGGCATTTGTGTAATGCCCGATGGGAGTTTCCTGGGGGTCGAAGCGGTTTGCAGACCCGATAGAAATGGTCTGATGCCTCCCGTACGCCCTGTTCGGTGTCCCGGCCGCAGCGGGCCACGGGTCCGGACTCAAGTCTCTAGCCCTAACACACTCAAGCGTGGACACCCAACCGCCGGTCCCCATTCCTCTTTTGCGGTGAATGTTCCGCCGGGTGAACGGGGACGGAGGCGCAAAGGTGGAGGCCTTGCGAGCAGGCAAGTCCGCCTGCTGCCTCCGATCGAGGTTGTGCCGCCGCCCGCGGAGCGGGAGGTTTCGGGCCACGCGACCGTGCTCGCCCTAGCCTGCCTTTCCTGAACCGCCCATGAAGAAGACCTCCGTCGAGATCCCCACCCTGGTGCGGATGAAGCCGGGAGCGCTGGATCGGCTGGGCATTTACTGCCGGCGGGCCGCCTTCCGGCAGGTGGCCCTCCTCAGTAGCACCGGCCTGCCCTACCCCATCCTGAACCGTGTCAAGACCGCCCTGGGCAGCGAACAGATCGAGGTGACGCACCACCTCGAGGTCGGCTCGTCCGATTACGATGCGGCGCAGGAGACCTTTCGCTCGCTGCCCGTCGATCTCGGCGCGGTCGTGGGTCTGGGCGGCGGCAAGGCGCTCGACGTCGCCAAGTACCTGTCGTTCCTCCTGCGCCGGCCTTACCTGGCGGTGCCGACATCGCTGTCCAACGACGGCTTCTGCAGTCCGCAATCGAGTCTGGAGATCGGGGGGCGGCGGCGTTCGCTGGCAGCGGCCATGCCATACGGGGTCGTGGTGGACACGGCCGTCTGCCTCGAAGCTCCGACCGTCCTCTGGCATGCCGGCGTGGGCGACTCCGTGGCCAAGATCACCGCGGTGGCGGATTGGAAACTCGCATTCCATGCGTGCGGGACGCCGGTGGACGACTTCGCCGCACTGCTCTCGGATGCCACCGTATTCCAGTTGCTGGCCAGTCCGACCCGCAGCCTGGAAGGGATCCGATTGCTGGCCACCGCCCTCATGCTCAACGGGGTGGCCATGGAGATCGCGGGTTCGTCCCGCCCCGCCAGCGGGAGCGAGCATCTGATTTCGCATGCCCTCGACGCCCTGAATCCGCGTCCGCGCCTGCACGGGTTGCAGGTGGGTGTGGCGACCTACCTTGTCAGTCAACTCCAGGGGCAGGGCACCGGCCGCATCGCAGCCCTGTTCGATGCGACCGGCTTCTGGGACGAGATCCGCCGCGACCCGTTTGTCCGGGCGGACTGGATCCGGGCATTCCAGGCCGCGCCCGGGATCAAGCCGGGCTATTACACCGTGCTGTCCGGTCGCGATTGCACGGGGGAACTCGCTTCCCTGCTCGAACGCGACTCCCGCCTGGCCGGACTGTTCGTCTGACCACCACCCGTGCATCCCGGAGTTGTGGGTAGAGGCGCGAACTTCGCGAGGCATCGCCTCGGAGGGCCGAGTTCCACGAGGCCGCAACGATGGGGTGCGTTGGGATGAGGACTCGCGGAGCTCGTCCCTCCGATTGGCTGCCTCCTCACCGACAACTTGGGGATGCACCGGACCCCCACCGCTCCCTCGCTTTGGGCGCGACGGATCGAACGAATCAAGGGACGATTCAGGTCATGAGGATCGCAGGTGGAAGGCGGATAGGCGGGGTGTTCGGGTGGACCAATCGGGCTGGGGTGCGGATCGGCGTGGTGGGGATCGCCGCATTGTTGGGGTCGGGCGCCATGCCGGCCCGGATGGGGGCGGCAACGATGGAATGGACCCTGCAGACGAGGGACCTGGAAACGGGCGAGGCGGTGCTGTCGCGGGAGCGGGTGGATCCGCGCCGGGTGGGCGTCATCGCGGTGGATGTCTGGAACTACCATTGGTGCAAGACCGCCACCCTGCGGGTGGATGCCATCGTGCCGCGCCTGAACCGGGCCCTCGAGGCGGCCCGGGAACTGGGCATGACGGTGATGCTCTGTCCGAGTGACGTCGTGGACAACTACGCGGGGTTCGCCCAGAGGGAGGCCGTCCTGGCGCTGCCCGGGACCCCGGTTCCGAAAGTGATGGAGGTGACTTGTCCGCCGGTACCTGACGCGGGCGGGTGTGCGTGCGGGCGCGAGCGTTGTGCGGGCAACTACGGGTGGGACGGGATGCATCCCGGGTTGCGGATCGGGGAGGGGGATTGGATGCCTGACACGCAGGAGGAGGTGTATGCGATCTGCCGGAAGTTCGGATTGACCCACCTCCTCTACATGGGATTTCACACCCAGGTGTGCCTGCTGGGGAAGCCGATGGGGCTGCGGGCCATGAAGTCCGCGGGATTGCAGTGCGTGCTGGCCCGGGACATGACGGATGCGCATCCCGGTTACGATCCCTCGCGGGGTTTCACGCCGGATGGAAACACCGGGGAAGTGGTGTCGCATTTCGAGCGGTACCTGGCGCCCACCGTTCATTTCGGCGAGGAACTGAGGCGGATGGGGCGGTGGCGGGACGATGGCACGGTCCTGGATCCGGTTCGGATCGCGCCCTGGGGTACGACCATGCGTCCGCATCTCTTCGAGGAACCCATCGTCGTCAGCCTCGCGACTCCGCTGCAGCCGGGTGCCGAGATCCGGTTCACCCTGGATGGCACGGTTCCCCTGGTGACCTCGCCGCGGTATGGCGGACCGCTTCGGGTGACGGAGACCACGCGGTTGCGGGCGGCGGGCTTCGACGGGGGCAGGCTGGTGAGCGCGGAATCGGAGGGGGTGTTCGTGAAGCTGGCGCCGCAGCCGCCCATGCCGGACGTGCGGATCGGGGATCTCGAACCGATCCGCAACGTGGGGTTCGGACACACCTACGGGGGCGAGGTGCGGTATTCGGGGGACACGCGTCCGCCGCAGAAAGACCGGTCCAACCGCGGGGATCCGATCCGCATTCAACGGCGGGTGTACGAGCGCGGGCTGGGCGTCCATGCGCCCTGTGCGGTGAGTTACCGGATCGAGCCCGGGTACGAACGGTTCGTGGGGCTGGCCGGCGTGGACGAACACCTGCTGGACCGGAGTTACGGGTCGAATCTCGCGCGGTACCCGAGTGTGGTGTTCAAGGTGTTCCTCGACGGCCGTGAAGTGGCTTCGAGTCCGGTCATGCGCATTCAGTTCCCGGCCTGGCGGTTCAACGTGCCGTTGCCGCAGGGGGCCCAGGTGCTGACGCTGGTGGCCATGGACGCCGGGGATGGCAACCGGGAGGACCTGGCGAACTGGGCGGACGCGGGCTTTGTGCGGAAGCGGTGACGCGGAAGAGGAACGAAGCCCGGGCACTTCATGCAGCACTCCCGGTGTTTCCACAGTGGCGTCAGCGGCTCGAATCCGGGCGTGGCATCCCCACTGAACCTTCCCCGGAGCGGATGAGCATTTCCCGTGCACCCGGGGGTACGGGCCTGACGGTCAGGGTGCCGTCGGGCCAGCGCACTTGAATGTGGGATGGAGTTCCGGCGAGGCCCATGACCTGCACGGCGCCGTTCTGCGACCCGTAGCCACTGCCGGCAACCACGGCCCGGGCCGGTCCGAAGCGGGTTCCATACTGCACCCGGACGGTGGCCCCGATGCCGTCAGGGTTTCCCGCCCCGCCGTTGAGCCGGACCCGAAGGCCCGGAGTCGCGCTGCGGTTTCGGAAGAGGCCGGGCGGCCCGTTCCATTGGGCGATGACAAGATCGACCCTTCCATCCTGATCGAAATCGCTGGCGGCGGCGCCCCGCTGTTCGCCGTAGAGCCGGATGCCGCTGACGTGTCCGGGAATGGCACGAAAGCCGC encodes the following:
- a CDS encoding 8-amino-7-oxononanoate synthase, giving the protein MKETLVRVIVTVTDHGDPSLPVRNARVWVRPAAGRTQARAAKASPPECVAEEPVSARTDDTGQALLQLKPGDWQIATDAFRQQDEKEYVKDIRVSETCTDQRVSLEIPVYFKLGISVCGRDNKPGTCQGPVPAGAPLLFEVRTGDGSRAIRFADPVVAEVFSPWDRAIPLGNPAELRFVSYAGHSGAGNLEITAILRHGNDPEGAHIVTQETVPVAPVPLTAVSGDVSVTMRRTATIPTPDLPLWVVIRKSTEALSFDRYLEYMNLVLCGVDPETKQLLTRPGEWQNRVFGDRSKTVFERLRQRRFLPYTDSDAYRVLKTATEAFVLTNCGIKTDELFRHPFTDADARDVAERVGFDGTFTRRRLESLWRGDPVSGESGYLEKVNGAKTLVYLKLIADKLPDVRIKRALFDGDRDFWAGLPEGCFGIVESKLTNPCLLELIWSYWNEEGMLVQTMNAISLRFQNRRIAENDPLANMEIDPLRPLNNLLWGYIQDEQHRLTLQRRSYEYEHHYGLRLEGRAVGEPRVADTRSKLIEAFHNLLHLCSVFFRQDDDTTFKADGFPLLNALKEVHRIIAEGAHNQFGDLPSTARIEMLMQQWLLARPEFREYLPTRLMVAYSEPWMDRVDAMKKLQGWTDSSIADFHTLATFGEQILLTIRYGSWSEVNDREHASNWARYWRSEIQGYIHSYRAVTSVDLTSEFTETRLHREAYLPPSVHLRRRLEAQRGGGPTADPPQAAPVRRAGRVATTRIRESSRVVR
- a CDS encoding OmpA family protein, which produces MASFREAGWGEEFEAPEPGQAEDPEQPRLVLDRFRRGDAALRPHHTADIEGFVRQLAENPPEPGTRIVLIGHGDGSGDPESEEPLATDRARAVRRALRPALRQSGLTLPLRHQGQGEDEPVADGSTPEGRQQNRRVEVYLCPAEETGPSSAPGPLPGPGGPRVIHRPYGWSARRRYIPRHPGWRGPHRAFRPIRPIRPIRPLRPIRSIRRFRPIRPRIVGASRFRRPLGRLPLRRPVIRRAITPRRRIVVRRPLVRPRPARFSRPVIRRTLRPRR
- a CDS encoding amidohydrolase family protein, with product MIIDCHCHAGAGDGLTGPWDTRAPLRDFLRWSAAAGIDRTVLFAAFHSDYLAANREVAAWVRRQPDRFLGFAFVHPERDRGRVQAMVREAVEVHGFVGIKVHRHDARITREICEVARRYRLPVLYDVMGEVWVCELLAREYPEVNFIIPHLGSFADDWRAQLALIDHLVRHPNVFTDTSGVRRFDLLEQALTRAGPHKLLFGSDGPWLHPGVELAKVHALELPPREAALVLGGNLLRLVNRAGLQRRPPGPITPRSVATEVAPRDPWEPVAEILVQ
- a CDS encoding sigma-54-dependent Fis family transcriptional regulator, yielding MSRPTVCILPLGRAGGPPASEIESELRRCGIGIASPEASEANAVVVVFEDGDDEVVRRVHELAARHPCLMLAVATVRDGLHQGTVWRLIQAGAADVLVWSEHPALAEALAERIQRSREVDALCQSPTVRDSLVGESPSWRRLMHQVVEAARFTGSSLLIAGETGTGKELLARLVHALDARPGKGPFVVVDCTTVVPELAGSELFGHERGAFTHAVAARDGAFALADGGTLFLDEVGELPPVLQAELLRAVQERSFKRVGSNVWQQTRFRLICATNRDLVAASVRGRFRLDLYHRIATWTLQAPPLRERREDILPLARHFAAAASEILRAAETVFDPTVEEFLLTRPYRGNVRELRQLVLRMVARHVGPGPVTVGSIPEGDRLEAARELGSDWTSGDLEVALRRALAGGAGLQEIKERTADTAIGIALRDARGNVHQAALRLRVTDRAVQMRRAARRGGTCGMVRQLTAPEFPQQVPTDPGAPPPSPRIGE
- a CDS encoding ParA family protein, giving the protein MMSRWPGPLRDAGLSTAPDRESAPAGPADAASRFQSLAGPARGSLNRPVAAPIIAVANQKGGVGKTTTSINLAACLAALGRRVLLIDLDPQANATSGVGLEKTEGHSLYGPLLGEGTALDRIKPTPFERLAIIPSEVDLCGVELELGRFDDRLFRLRQLLDPVREQGVCDVVVLDCPPALGLLTLNALAATQHLIIPLQCEYYALEGISTIRRLLDQLKEGQINPSLHLLGVLMTMFDGRTRLSQQVVSEVREHFQGVVFDTVIPRTTRLAEAPSFGKPIIHYDPYSAAAAAYEIFAGEVSQRLGFPVEARAA
- the recR gene encoding recombination mediator RecR, with translation MIRLPEPLIRLTAALSRLPGIGPRSAERIALHVVQSDPAQADQLAHALTEACHRIRLCERCGALTEDSPCVVCASPTRDPSLLCVVERPTDVLSVEKAGGFPGRFHVLGGRLSPINGVGPEDLRIDALEKRLAEEPVRELILALGTDVEGDATAHYLARRFARPELNVTRLAAGLPAGTGLDFADDVTLARAIEGRRPLDGTRP
- a CDS encoding YbaB/EbfC family nucleoid-associated protein, whose translation is MSSIGKLMKQAARIQKQLEVKQAELAAKTIEATSGGGAVKVIARCDGTIASIKIDPQAVQPDDITLLEDLVLTAANNALEQAKKVQNEEMGSVAGGLQLPGLI